One Cryptomeria japonica chromosome 9, Sugi_1.0, whole genome shotgun sequence genomic window carries:
- the LOC131033510 gene encoding phospholipase A1-Igamma3, chloroplastic-like, with amino-acid sequence MANYALGLGNGYPESEELNEDAILQIGDMWRDIQGANNWKGLLDPIHPLLKAEILRYGDFAQHCYDTFDNTRSSQYYGNSKRSKSSLGQRLGSVKCGRGYQVTEYIYANTGTLKSYFREKWRDTGAWMGFIAVCTDPNEIKRLGRRDIVVAWRGTETPHEWMQNLKDILVPAVLSASTKSNIQSTFKPDVRIEKGFLTCYTSVDEGSGRSRLSAREIVVAEIKRLLNIFKDDVSITFTGHSLGAALATISAYDIKQMVMNENYIRSIPVTVFAFASPRVGNLSFAQHVDEIGVKVLRLVNKKDLVPKVPGIIVNEKMGWLTRILHWCPWTYVHVGIEITLDSSKSQVLKQTYNPSSFHNLEVYLHLVDGLPQNNNLPFKLPRRDPALVNKNSDLLIRELQIPSYWWTRRNKEIVKRIDGKLVYSPRSPSAVSIPESPSLLISNLVIVLEVVVALFGVVSFFHVGSRI; translated from the coding sequence ATGGCAAATTACGCATTAGGTCTTGGTAATGGCTATCCAGAAAGTGAAGAACTGAATGAGGATGCGATATTGCAAATTGGTGATATGTGGCGAGACATCCAGGGTGCAAATAACTGGAAGGGCTTGCTTGATCCAATTCATCCGCTTCTCAAAGCAGAGATACTCAGATATGGTGATTTTGCACAGCACTGCTACGACACATTTGATAATACTCGGTCTTCCCAATACTATGGGAATTCTAAGCGCTCCAAAAGCTCACTAGGACAGAGATTGGGTTCTGTGAAATGTGGGCGTGGTTATCAAGTCACCGAATATATATACGCCAATACTGGAACCCTAAAATCGTATTTCCGCGAGAAATGGAGGGATACCGGCGCTTGGATGGGATTTATTGCTGTTTGCACAGACCCAAATGAGATAAAAAGATTGGGTAGGCGTGATATAGTTGTTGCGTGGAGAGGCACGGAAACACCCCATGAATGGATGCAAAATCTCAAAGACATATTAGTTCCTGCTGTTCTATCGGCCAGTACAAAATCCAACATCCAATCTACTTTCAAACCTGATGTTCGGATAGAGAAGGGATTTTTAACATGTTATACCTCAGTAGATGAAGGATCCGGAAGATCTAGGCTCAGTGCAAGAGAGATTGTTGTGGCTGAAATAAAAAggttattgaatattttcaaagATGATGTAAGTATAACGTTCACTGGACACAGCTTGGGAGCTGCGCTGGCAACCATAAGTGCATATGACATAAAACAGATGGTGATGAATGAAAATTACATTCGGTCAATACCTGTCACGGTGTTTGCCTTTGCCTCTCCACGTGTGGGAAACTTATCATTTGCTCAACACGTTGACGAGATTGGAGTCAAAGTGCTACGGCTGGTGAATAAAAAGGATTTGGTTCCTAAAGTTCCTGGGATTATCGTGAATGAGAAAATGGGTTGGCTTACCAGAATTCTGCATTGGTGTCCATGGACATATGTTCATGTGGGAATCGAGATTACTTTGGATAGCAGCAAATCACAAGTGCTGAAGCAAACTTATAATCCTTCTAGCTTTCACAATTTAGAAGTTTATCTCCACTTAGTAGATGGGCTTCCACAGAATAACAATCTGCCTTTCAAATTGCCACGAAGAGATCCAGCTCTGGTCAACAAGAATTCCGACTTATTGATTAGAGAGCTTCAAATTCCTTCTTACTGGTGGACACGGAGAAATAAAGAAATAGTGAAACGCATAGATGGGAAGCTTGTATACTCTCCCAGATCTCCCAGTGCTGTTTCCATTCCTGAATCCCCTTCGCTACTCATCTCTAATTTAGTAATTGTATTAGAGGTGGTTGTTGCTCTTTTCGGAGTTGTGAGTTTCTTCCACGTTGGAAGTAGAATCTAG